The following proteins are co-located in the Mangifera indica cultivar Alphonso unplaced genomic scaffold, CATAS_Mindica_2.1 Un_0009, whole genome shotgun sequence genome:
- the LOC123205589 gene encoding uncharacterized protein LOC123205589: MAVLETKVGNDRLSIVNGNIWREWENANNNDSHPNGRIWVGWNKDTISFNVIEKNPQFIHGEAWLVEENSLIALTIVYGYNQPMERRRLWKEIDRLSNGMGNKPWLIMGDFNAIRGPSEKIGGVSWGDTYSDDLNKCCEEANLEDLRYMGNQLTWSNCSEGHRRIACKLDRALVNEQWKDVFEESFAMFLNHSISDHSPCIVTCGGGVRRRRVPFKFYNMWATHDNFLNIVRESWQEDVEGSPMYKLISKLKRLKKVLRRLNKEGFWRISEKVEEAKGRLEDVQNRLQSSPLNEDLAKEEKIVGNDVIKAVQHFFSSGHLLKEVNCTILALVPKVANASRCMEYRPIACCNIIYKCISKILANRLKAILPSFIDKAQGAFVGGRCIGENIMLCQDLMHNYHKVSKDKKCAMKIDLLKAYDTVHWDFILAILEAIGFHGKFIGWIRSCISTPSFSLGINGELVGFFKSSHGLRADVESLTLMKSFLKLFHEWSGLQMNCNKSNIYISGLPQEEKIKLADSINVEEIDGILRDFLWNGAAMDGRKAKVAWEEVCVPKEEGGLGIMRCKVWNKAAITKNMWKILLDKGNSLWVEWIKHALVKEVIDEHGWKWPAANSCHLMEIKGALPCCPMRGEDALTWAPNSNGKFTIKSAWEIMRSRKDKVEWCERLLSRHNLGACPRVQEQWGGSGEDSSMAHYVA, encoded by the exons ATGGCTGTGTTGGAAACTAAAGTGGGGAATGATAGATTAAGTATagtgaatggtaatatttggaGAGAGTGGGAGAATGCTAATAACAATGATAGTCaccctaatgggagaatttgggtaggatggaataaggataCTATCAGTTTTAATGTCATTGAGAAAAATCCGCAATTCATACATGGGGAGGCTTGGTTAGTAGAGGAGAACTCTCTTATAGCCTTAACTATAGTCTATGGGTATAATCAACCTATGGAAAGGAGAAGATTATGGAAGGAAATTGATAGGCTCTCCAATGGGATGGGGAACAAACCGTGGCTAATAATGGGGGActttaatgcaattaggggtCCAAGTGAGAAAATTGGAGGAGTAtcatggggagatacttataGTGATGACCTAAATAAGTGTTGTGAGGAAGCAAATCTAGAAGATCTTCGGTACATGGGAAACCaactcacttggagtaattgtagtgagggacataggaggatagcatgcaagTTGGATAGAGCCCTTGTAAATGAACAATGGAAAGATGTTTTTGAGGAATCCTTTGCCATGTTTCTTAACCATTCCATCTCTGACCATTCCCCATGCATTGTGACGTGTGGAGGTGGTGTAAGGAGGAGGAGGGTCCCTTTCAAGTTCTATAACATGTGGGCAACACATGATAATTTCCTTAATATTGTGAGGGAGTCTTGGCAAGAGGATGTAGAAGGCAGCCCTATGTATAAGCTCATCAGCAAGctcaagagattaaaaaagGTTCTTAGGAGGCTAAATAAGGAGgggttttggagaatttcagagaaggtggaagaagcaaaaggaaGGCTGGAGGATGTTCAAAATAGACTTCAAAGCAGCCCACTAAATGAAGatttagctaaggaagaaaag ATTGTGGGGAATGATGTGATCAAGGCAGTCCAGCACTTTTTCTCTTCAGGCCATCTTCTCAaggaggtaaattgcactatcttagctcttgtccctaaggttgctaacGCTTCAAGGTGTATGGAGTATAGGCCGATAGCTTGCTGCAATATAATCTATAAGTGCATTTCAAAGATCCTTGCAAATCGTCTCAAAGCCATACTTCCGagtttcattgataaagcccaaggagcaTTTGTGGGAGGAAGGTGCATTGGAGAGAATAttatgttgtgtcaagacctaaTGCATAATTACCATAAAGtgagcaaagacaagaagtgtgcCATGAAGATTGACTTATTGAAGGCATATGATACGGTTCATTGGGACTTCATCCTTGCtattcttgaagcaattggtTTTCATGGAAAATTCATTGGATGGATTAGGAGCTGCATCTCAACCCCCTCTTTTTCTttgggaataaatggtgaattggtgggatttttcaagagttctcatggGCTTAG ggcagatgtTGAATCGCTTACTCTCATGAAAAGTTTCCTAAAGCTTTTTCATGAATGGTCCGGTctccaaatgaattgcaacaaaagcaatatATACATCTCCGGATTaccccaagaggagaagatcaaGCTTGCGGACTCTATCAATGTGGAG GAAATAGATGGAATATTGAGGGATTTTCTTTGGAATGGTGCTGCCATGGatggaagaaaagcaaaagttgcttgggaagAGGTTTGTGTGCCTAAAGAGGAGGGAGGTCTCGGCATTATGAGGTGCAAAGTGTGGAACAAGGCTGCCATAAcaaagaatatgtggaagatcctccttGATAAGGGGAACTCACtatgggtggaatggattaag CATGCTTTAGTAAAAGAAGTCattgatgagcatgggtggaaatggccagcAGCAAATTCTTGCCACCTCATGGAGATAAAGGgagctctcccttgctgcccaatgAGAGGGGAGGATGCTCTAACATGGGCTCCTAATTCTAATGGCAAGTTCACAATCAAATCGGCATGGGAGATTATGAGGAGTAGGAAGGACAAG GTTGAATGGTGTGAGCGTTTGTT